The Methylomusa anaerophila genome has a segment encoding these proteins:
- the ribB gene encoding 3,4-dihydroxy-2-butanone-4-phosphate synthase, which translates to MNQNPFSQFGTPIERVENALCALRKGNGVLVADDEERENEGDLIFAAETLTKEQMAMLIRECSGIVCLCLPPDKVRQLQLPMMVENNSSRFQTAFTVSIEAAEGVTTGVSAADRVQTVMAAIADNARPEDLRQPGHVFPLRARPGGVLERQGHTEATVDLMWLAGLKPYGVLCELTNPDGTMARLPEIAAFAQKHKMAVVTVADLVKFRKL; encoded by the coding sequence ATGAATCAGAACCCATTTAGTCAGTTTGGCACCCCAATTGAAAGGGTGGAAAACGCTCTGTGCGCTTTACGTAAGGGAAACGGCGTGTTAGTTGCCGATGATGAGGAGCGGGAGAATGAAGGTGACCTGATATTCGCGGCTGAGACTTTGACGAAAGAACAAATGGCAATGCTGATCCGGGAATGCAGTGGAATTGTTTGCCTGTGCCTGCCGCCGGACAAGGTGCGGCAATTGCAACTGCCGATGATGGTTGAGAACAATTCCAGCAGGTTCCAGACGGCCTTTACCGTATCCATCGAAGCGGCAGAAGGAGTGACTACCGGCGTGTCGGCTGCCGACAGGGTACAGACAGTAATGGCTGCTATTGCCGACAACGCCAGACCGGAGGACCTGCGCCAACCAGGGCATGTTTTTCCGCTTAGGGCCCGCCCCGGCGGGGTCCTGGAGCGGCAAGGCCATACAGAAGCTACTGTTGATTTGATGTGGCTGGCCGGGTTAAAACCATACGGCGTTCTTTGTGAACTTACCAATCCTGATGGTACCATGGCCCGGTTGCCGGAGATTGCCGCCTTTGCCCAAAAGCACAAAATGGCAGTGGTAACAGTTGCTGATCTGGTGAAATTTCGCAAATTATAA
- a CDS encoding HD-GYP domain-containing protein, translating into MPTKMIAVKDLTPGMIIGEPVLSASGKVLLGQYISITPKITALLAMWDINYVYIKVEDGIEPAAIQTIDNQPSDPSPLDLSDECQKFFNEYDNIVTTAAQSFEFIRGQKQVPVQELKDTSFSIYSTVLANGSAALDYLLVSDYTIADKVSRHSVMVAFISSIIGRQLKLSVDEIHILILAGLLHDVGKFIVANDNNSNGPQAHVINGAKLLRTVPGLPREVVVSALQHHEYMDGSGFPLGLTSEKIYLFARIIAIANIFHHQTYDEEFSNPFPALDYLSKDMFGKLDPAICQPFIRQVRDSLINSPVLLNDGRVVQVVFFNPSHDYSPVVKTQCGTVIDLGTSKNIHIKRVVAPEYLANAN; encoded by the coding sequence ATGCCAACAAAAATGATTGCGGTAAAGGACTTAACACCTGGTATGATTATTGGCGAGCCGGTACTTTCCGCCAGCGGCAAAGTGCTGTTAGGGCAATACATATCCATAACACCTAAAATAACGGCTCTATTAGCCATGTGGGATATCAACTATGTGTATATAAAGGTTGAAGACGGAATAGAGCCGGCGGCAATACAAACAATAGACAACCAGCCGTCCGATCCCTCGCCGCTTGACCTTTCCGATGAATGTCAAAAATTCTTTAATGAGTACGATAATATTGTTACCACCGCTGCCCAATCCTTTGAGTTCATTCGCGGCCAAAAACAAGTCCCGGTGCAGGAGCTGAAAGACACATCCTTCAGCATTTACTCCACCGTGCTCGCCAATGGCTCGGCCGCCCTGGACTACCTGCTGGTTAGCGACTATACTATAGCTGATAAAGTATCACGGCATTCGGTCATGGTAGCATTTATCAGCAGTATTATCGGCCGCCAGTTGAAACTGTCCGTCGATGAAATTCATATACTTATTTTGGCCGGCCTGCTGCACGATGTTGGCAAGTTCATCGTCGCCAATGATAATAACAGCAACGGGCCGCAAGCGCATGTAATCAACGGCGCCAAACTCTTACGCACCGTTCCCGGTCTGCCCCGGGAAGTGGTCGTAAGCGCTCTGCAGCATCATGAATATATGGACGGCAGCGGCTTTCCACTGGGTCTAACCAGTGAGAAAATATATCTTTTCGCCCGAATTATCGCAATTGCCAACATCTTCCACCACCAGACCTATGACGAGGAATTTTCCAATCCGTTTCCGGCGCTGGATTATTTATCCAAAGATATGTTCGGCAAGCTGGATCCTGCTATTTGTCAGCCCTTTATCAGGCAAGTCCGGGATTCGCTGATTAATTCTCCCGTATTGTTAAATGACGGGCGTGTCGTACAAGTTGTATTTTTTAATCCGTCCCATGACTACAGTCCCGTAGTCAAGACTCAATGCGGTACGGTAATTGATCTGGGAACAAGCAAGAACATCCATATTAAACGGGTTGTTGCGCCGGAATACCTGGCAAACGCCAATTAA
- a CDS encoding redoxin domain-containing protein, with protein MRIIAAGDTAPDFSLTDNRQDTIKLSDYRGKRVLLSWHPLAWTRVCAEQMKNLEENFAELTGLNTVPLGISVDPYPSKNAWAKELKIANVRLPSDFWPHGKVAGEYGLFRAEEGFSERANVVVDETGKVVWVKIYPVPELPDIQEVLAVLKKYNK; from the coding sequence ATGAGAATCATTGCTGCGGGGGATACGGCGCCGGATTTTAGCTTAACCGATAACCGCCAGGATACGATCAAACTATCCGACTACCGGGGGAAGAGGGTGCTGTTATCATGGCATCCGCTGGCGTGGACCCGGGTTTGTGCCGAGCAGATGAAAAACCTGGAGGAGAATTTCGCCGAGTTGACCGGTCTGAATACCGTTCCTTTGGGGATAAGCGTCGATCCTTACCCAAGCAAAAATGCCTGGGCCAAAGAACTGAAAATTGCTAACGTCCGGCTGCCGTCAGACTTTTGGCCCCATGGCAAAGTAGCAGGGGAGTACGGCCTGTTCCGGGCGGAAGAAGGCTTTTCCGAAAGGGCTAATGTCGTCGTTGATGAGACAGGTAAAGTTGTATGGGTTAAGATTTACCCGGTGCCTGAGTTGCCTGACATCCAAGAAGTGCTTGCTGTACTAAAAAAATATAACAAATAA
- a CDS encoding aminotransferase-like domain-containing protein encodes MGVAFAKRMEFMKASEIREILKITENPEIISFAGGLPAPELFPVKEMKHVTELVLEENGRQALQYSTTEGFVPLRRQIAERMNRKNETSVTYEDIRIISGSQQGLDFTGKLFIDEGDVVLCESPTYLAAISAFRAYRPVFKEVPTDDDGMVMADLKKILATTNRVKFIYVIPDFQNPSGRTWSLARRRQLIELMNEYEIPVIEDNPYGELRFEGEMLPSLKSMDQKGLVIYISTFSKIFCPGLRIGWIAADSRFLDKYVLIKQGADLHTSILSQRQIAKFIEIYDLDAFVANIINVYRRRRDVMVETMQAEFPGTVKFTYSQGGLFTWAVLPERIKAVELLLNCLRNYNVAFVPGDSFFPNGGVTNTLRLNYSNMPEEKIVEGIKRLARAINEY; translated from the coding sequence ATGGGAGTTGCTTTTGCCAAAAGAATGGAGTTCATGAAGGCGTCAGAAATCCGTGAAATTTTGAAAATTACCGAGAACCCGGAGATTATCTCCTTTGCCGGCGGTCTTCCCGCGCCTGAGCTTTTTCCTGTAAAAGAGATGAAGCATGTGACTGAGCTGGTATTGGAGGAAAACGGCAGGCAGGCCTTGCAATACTCCACTACCGAGGGATTTGTGCCGTTGCGGCGGCAGATTGCCGAACGCATGAACCGAAAAAACGAAACCAGTGTTACCTATGAGGATATACGGATTATAAGCGGGTCGCAGCAGGGGCTGGATTTTACCGGCAAGCTGTTTATCGATGAAGGCGATGTCGTCTTGTGCGAAAGTCCGACTTATCTGGCGGCGATCAGCGCCTTCAGAGCCTACCGGCCGGTTTTTAAAGAAGTACCCACCGACGATGACGGCATGGTCATGGCGGACCTAAAAAAAATTCTGGCGACAACCAACAGAGTAAAGTTCATCTATGTCATCCCGGACTTCCAGAATCCCTCCGGCCGGACATGGTCGCTGGCGCGGCGCCGGCAGCTGATTGAACTGATGAACGAATACGAAATTCCGGTTATTGAAGATAACCCGTATGGTGAGCTGCGATTCGAGGGAGAAATGCTGCCGTCCTTAAAGTCTATGGATCAAAAGGGGCTGGTAATCTATATCAGTACTTTTTCCAAAATCTTTTGTCCCGGGCTGAGGATAGGATGGATCGCGGCGGACTCCCGCTTTTTAGATAAATATGTATTGATTAAACAAGGCGCGGATTTGCATACCTCAATTCTTAGCCAGCGGCAAATTGCCAAATTTATTGAGATCTATGACTTGGATGCTTTTGTGGCCAATATTATTAATGTTTACCGCCGCCGGCGGGACGTTATGGTTGAGACAATGCAGGCCGAATTTCCCGGTACGGTAAAGTTCACCTATTCTCAGGGCGGGCTGTTTACCTGGGCGGTCTTGCCGGAACGGATCAAAGCGGTTGAGTTGCTGCTGAACTGCCTAAGAAATTATAACGTGGCTTTCGTCCCGGGGGATTCATTTTTTCCTAACGGCGGCGTGACAAATACCTTACGCTTAAATTACTCCAATATGCCGGAAGAGAAAATTGTCGAGGGAATTAAACGGTTGGCACGGGCCATAAACGAGTATTAA
- a CDS encoding N-acetylmuramoyl-L-alanine amidase family protein — MKITVNPGHYPGLDPGAINPETGLQEATVNQQVGEKLASRLKNYGHDVLLIQRNELYEITDESNTWGAELFISLHCNSFTSSEAHGTETYHFPDSEKGSKLASLIQAEFIGSLGLADRGVKAANFYVLHYTDCPAVLLEMAFITNQEEAALLENQDWQGKAADAIAAAFQRYIQGAGADETAGLKDPAGNNGKQVETTDSHDLES, encoded by the coding sequence ATGAAAATAACAGTTAATCCTGGCCACTATCCGGGTTTGGACCCGGGCGCAATTAACCCTGAAACCGGGCTGCAAGAGGCAACGGTAAACCAGCAGGTGGGTGAAAAGCTGGCAAGCCGTTTAAAGAATTACGGGCATGATGTGTTGCTAATCCAGCGCAATGAGTTATACGAAATCACCGATGAAAGCAATACCTGGGGTGCTGAATTATTCATCTCGCTTCATTGCAATTCCTTTACAAGCTCAGAAGCCCACGGTACAGAGACATATCATTTTCCCGACAGTGAAAAAGGGAGTAAGCTGGCCTCGCTGATTCAGGCCGAATTCATCGGCAGCCTGGGACTGGCCGACCGTGGTGTAAAAGCCGCAAACTTTTATGTACTGCATTACACCGATTGTCCGGCAGTACTTTTAGAAATGGCTTTCATCACCAACCAGGAAGAAGCCGCCTTACTGGAAAATCAGGACTGGCAGGGGAAAGCCGCCGATGCTATCGCTGCCGCTTTTCAGCGCTATATCCAGGGGGCCGGCGCTGACGAAACCGCCGGCTTGAAGGACCCAGCCGGCAACAATGGCAAGCAAGTTGAAACAACAGATTCCCATGATCTTGAGAGTTGA
- a CDS encoding TAT (twin-arginine translocation) pathway signal sequence has product MVDMEKGSLSRRDFLRVTAGAASTLAVMSAIPAVSYGAAKAGTANIKAISLAECQALSPVDMANKSVLVKESYQFLLATSREISDAKLRGAVTEIIENPVPKVAAQYTAAGDREKLRKELLANGLLQESVTAENLLPPLPAAGRKPQPFESAPGSGYASHHSYPGGLPVHTALNVRSSLGLYNGYINTDALYLDKDVVIAAQLLHDLHKPWVFQWQDDASSLPEFTIAGTGAHHILSIAESIYRGLPAKVIVAQASAHDNPGTPEEEARVVNYLKAGAIIAGKDPVRLGLLAAGGKTIPLPRAIETFVTNLGDHDWVISVPAVKWAIPLLENIAKSDYKLSDRDLQGKPFYSFRNYVFSQLTIMGVHQLNFSQGEKAVREAVRNLVVPV; this is encoded by the coding sequence ATGGTTGATATGGAAAAAGGCAGCCTATCGCGGCGGGACTTTCTCCGGGTTACGGCCGGAGCAGCTTCTACCCTGGCTGTTATGAGCGCTATTCCTGCTGTTTCCTACGGAGCTGCGAAAGCCGGCACTGCCAATATTAAAGCAATCTCGCTGGCGGAATGTCAGGCACTAAGTCCAGTGGATATGGCTAACAAGTCGGTACTGGTGAAAGAAAGCTACCAGTTCCTGCTGGCTACCAGCCGGGAGATCAGTGACGCCAAACTTCGGGGGGCGGTTACCGAGATTATAGAGAATCCGGTTCCTAAAGTAGCTGCCCAATATACTGCCGCCGGCGACCGGGAAAAGCTGCGCAAGGAACTCCTGGCCAACGGTCTGTTGCAAGAGTCTGTTACTGCGGAAAACCTTCTGCCGCCTCTACCTGCGGCCGGACGCAAGCCTCAGCCCTTTGAGTCTGCCCCGGGCAGCGGCTATGCGAGCCACCACTCCTATCCGGGAGGATTGCCGGTTCACACGGCGTTAAACGTCCGTTCTTCCCTGGGTTTATATAATGGCTACATAAATACCGATGCTTTATATTTGGACAAGGATGTAGTAATAGCCGCCCAATTGCTGCATGACCTTCATAAACCCTGGGTGTTCCAGTGGCAGGATGATGCCAGCAGTCTGCCTGAGTTTACGATTGCGGGGACCGGCGCTCATCACATCCTGAGTATAGCCGAGTCTATTTATCGCGGTCTGCCGGCCAAAGTAATCGTCGCCCAGGCCAGCGCCCACGATAATCCCGGAACGCCGGAGGAAGAAGCAAGAGTAGTAAATTATCTTAAAGCGGGAGCAATCATTGCCGGCAAAGACCCGGTCCGCCTTGGTCTATTGGCTGCCGGCGGCAAAACAATTCCCCTGCCCAGAGCAATCGAAACTTTTGTTACCAATCTCGGCGACCATGACTGGGTTATCAGTGTTCCGGCGGTTAAATGGGCAATTCCCCTGCTGGAGAATATTGCCAAGTCGGATTACAAGCTAAGCGACAGGGATCTGCAAGGCAAACCTTTCTATTCTTTCCGCAACTACGTATTCTCCCAGCTGACAATTATGGGTGTACACCAACTGAACTTCAGCCAGGGCGAAAAGGCGGTACGGGAAGCAGTCCGGAACTTGGTTGTTCCGGTATAA
- a CDS encoding N-acetylmuramoyl-L-alanine amidase family protein has product MLSLVKIVPLVSLILMILIVMPSVVRAAAAESGPVASTYTVPEIKTFSLKQKDVVAIAVEECLPADAVANPLEYKLEPVFNADMMKNRLEVTLMNVTATGGELGTAGGKFIEAFNANYLKRVSIEKAAENRLKITADFPATAKPQITTVKRKRVSRPDNTTVYRTYLVLNFSPGSPAEPAKTIVLDAGHGGKDTGATNNYLYEKNLNLDIALLTRDILLARGYDVYMTRTDDRFINLLDRADAANILNAAVFISIHNNSMPEDMPDSARKLYRGTTVLYNSAAPQPAKDLATIMCDKLAGTLGTHQYPLQNRPGLVVLNSTWVPAVIAEVAMLPHAQDAKMISQRIYRREAAAAIAAATETYFRVCAAL; this is encoded by the coding sequence ATGCTTAGCCTGGTAAAGATCGTACCGCTGGTGAGCCTGATATTAATGATACTGATTGTAATGCCGTCGGTGGTCCGGGCGGCGGCCGCCGAATCAGGCCCGGTTGCTTCCACCTATACCGTCCCGGAAATTAAAACCTTTTCGCTTAAGCAAAAAGACGTTGTCGCCATTGCTGTGGAAGAATGCCTGCCTGCCGATGCTGTAGCCAATCCTCTGGAATATAAACTTGAGCCTGTCTTTAACGCGGATATGATGAAAAATAGGCTGGAAGTCACTTTGATGAACGTAACCGCTACCGGGGGGGAGCTTGGTACTGCCGGCGGCAAATTTATTGAAGCTTTTAACGCGAATTACCTCAAGCGGGTTAGCATCGAAAAAGCAGCTGAAAATCGTCTCAAAATCACCGCCGACTTCCCGGCAACCGCCAAACCGCAGATCACTACCGTAAAGCGCAAACGGGTCAGCCGGCCTGACAACACCACCGTCTACCGCACCTACCTGGTGCTGAACTTCTCACCCGGCAGCCCCGCAGAGCCGGCCAAGACTATTGTTCTGGACGCAGGCCATGGCGGCAAAGACACCGGCGCCACCAACAACTACCTGTATGAAAAAAATCTTAATCTGGATATCGCTCTCCTCACCAGAGACATCTTGCTGGCGCGGGGTTATGATGTTTATATGACCCGGACAGACGACCGTTTCATAAACCTGCTGGACCGGGCGGATGCGGCAAATATCCTTAACGCGGCTGTGTTTATCTCCATACATAACAACTCCATGCCTGAGGATATGCCGGATTCTGCCAGGAAGCTATACCGGGGCACCACAGTCCTGTACAACTCTGCCGCCCCCCAGCCGGCAAAAGATCTGGCAACCATTATGTGCGATAAGCTTGCCGGCACTCTCGGCACCCACCAATATCCTTTGCAGAATCGTCCCGGCTTGGTGGTCTTAAACTCTACCTGGGTGCCTGCGGTTATTGCCGAAGTTGCGATGCTGCCTCATGCCCAGGACGCCAAAATGATTTCGCAGCGTATCTATCGCCGGGAAGCTGCGGCAGCCATCGCCGCGGCTACCGAAACCTACTTTCGCGTTTGTGCTGCGCTATAA
- a CDS encoding DUF5050 domain-containing protein encodes MKMDISLSKDLFIILAGLVCLIITSPVYAASPSVGNTPANISNNGLAAAQDGYIYFLDPVGDIYAGSSEKIFKIKEGESTPVLLGDDEAWNLNVAGDWLYYSNWSDNHRIYKIRTDGAEKTMIGNDPANNVALTGNWLVYVKWTNTTGAADNNIYKVSLDGQTKIQLNRDQSENLTVADDWIYYINASDGYKPYKIRLDGTERTKIADDQILFMAVADDGYIYYSNYSDGRKLYRINTDSQGRSKLSDDRAGFINVAAEYVYYTNASDSDSLYRIKADGSGRKQICDFGTGPTPINVITNQLYYNRLFIKVN; translated from the coding sequence ATGAAAATGGACATATCACTCAGCAAAGACTTGTTTATCATACTGGCCGGATTAGTATGCCTCATTATTACCTCGCCCGTGTATGCTGCATCGCCTTCGGTCGGCAACACCCCTGCCAATATCAGCAACAACGGTCTGGCAGCTGCGCAAGACGGGTACATTTACTTCCTTGACCCGGTTGGCGACATATACGCCGGCAGCAGTGAAAAAATCTTCAAAATAAAAGAAGGGGAATCCACCCCGGTCCTGCTCGGTGACGATGAAGCCTGGAATTTGAATGTCGCCGGCGACTGGTTATATTACAGCAACTGGTCGGATAATCACCGCATCTACAAAATCCGTACCGACGGCGCCGAAAAAACCATGATCGGCAACGACCCGGCCAACAACGTAGCATTAACCGGTAACTGGCTGGTTTATGTCAAATGGACCAATACCACCGGCGCCGCCGATAATAACATTTATAAGGTATCGCTGGACGGACAAACCAAAATTCAACTAAACCGCGATCAGTCGGAAAATCTTACGGTAGCTGACGATTGGATTTATTACATTAATGCTTCCGACGGATACAAGCCGTACAAGATCCGGTTGGACGGCACGGAGCGTACAAAGATTGCCGATGATCAAATCTTGTTCATGGCGGTGGCTGATGATGGTTATATCTATTACAGCAACTACTCAGACGGGAGAAAGTTATACCGCATCAATACGGACAGCCAGGGCCGAAGTAAACTCAGCGACGACCGGGCAGGCTTTATCAACGTTGCCGCCGAGTACGTGTACTATACCAATGCCTCCGACAGCGACAGTTTATACCGCATCAAGGCCGACGGTTCCGGCCGCAAGCAAATCTGCGACTTTGGCACCGGACCTACGCCTATTAATGTAATAACAAACCAACTCTATTACAACCGGTTGTTCATAAAGGTCAATTAG
- a CDS encoding DUF4118 domain-containing protein: MSASPFSAHLIRAARRLAGGMQTDWLAVHIEPAKRRFPMGEKERDRVAHNIKLAEELGAKTLTVVGENLIDDMLEVARTHNVSTIVIGKPRHSFFREICHGSVVNKLIRRSDGINVHIIHGVEEPEYKPAIKAAPAKAGMPWRHYGGGLLMVFIITTFCWLLRNKIELVNVALLYQLPVIMSAFWWGRWPSYFAAVCGVVLFDLLFVSSATGLSLTDIRYLWSFITFLIVAFVIGGRTEFLRHEAASARQREKSARALYEFSREIAAVSDLGAITRGIARQAAETLDRPVVVILPEANGKLVVWAAYDPATQEQYWEIVNGDGDIVRQPLPDAAEAAVAFWAYEHGQTAGRSTETLPGASYLYIPLKTRDNIVGVFGIQVTNKLTPGERRLIDAWVGLAAIAVERARLAAQTREGGCGG; the protein is encoded by the coding sequence GTGAGCGCCAGTCCATTTTCAGCCCATTTGATTCGCGCCGCCCGCCGCCTGGCCGGAGGAATGCAGACCGATTGGCTGGCGGTACATATCGAACCGGCCAAGCGCCGCTTCCCCATGGGTGAGAAAGAGCGCGACCGGGTGGCGCATAATATAAAGCTGGCGGAGGAATTAGGCGCCAAAACGCTGACGGTGGTTGGGGAAAATCTGATTGATGATATGCTGGAGGTTGCCCGGACCCATAATGTATCAACCATCGTGATTGGAAAACCCCGCCATAGTTTTTTCCGGGAGATTTGCCATGGATCTGTGGTCAATAAATTGATCCGGCGGAGTGACGGCATAAATGTCCATATTATCCATGGCGTGGAAGAACCTGAATATAAACCGGCAATTAAAGCCGCGCCAGCCAAAGCCGGCATGCCATGGCGGCATTATGGCGGCGGGCTGCTTATGGTCTTCATCATTACAACTTTTTGCTGGCTGCTGCGCAACAAAATAGAACTGGTAAACGTTGCTCTTCTATACCAGCTGCCGGTAATTATGAGCGCCTTCTGGTGGGGCCGTTGGCCGTCCTATTTTGCTGCGGTATGCGGCGTAGTCCTTTTTGACCTTTTGTTTGTCTCGTCGGCTACTGGTTTAAGTCTCACCGATATACGTTACTTATGGAGCTTTATTACCTTTTTGATTGTGGCTTTTGTTATCGGCGGGCGGACGGAATTCTTGCGCCACGAGGCGGCGTCGGCCCGCCAGCGGGAAAAAAGCGCCCGGGCTTTATATGAATTCAGCCGGGAAATTGCGGCTGTTTCCGATTTGGGCGCAATCACCCGGGGTATAGCCAGACAAGCGGCGGAAACTCTTGACAGGCCGGTGGTGGTAATCCTGCCGGAGGCTAATGGCAAATTGGTGGTTTGGGCGGCATACGATCCGGCGACGCAGGAGCAGTACTGGGAAATCGTTAATGGTGACGGGGATATAGTCAGGCAGCCCCTGCCGGATGCGGCTGAGGCCGCGGTTGCGTTCTGGGCCTATGAACACGGCCAGACGGCGGGCCGGTCTACCGAAACGCTGCCTGGCGCCAGCTATTTATATATTCCCCTCAAGACCCGGGACAATATTGTCGGTGTATTCGGAATTCAGGTAACCAATAAACTGACGCCGGGAGAGCGGCGGCTGATTGATGCCTGGGTCGGTCTGGCCGCAATTGCCGTTGAGCGGGCCCGGCTTGCCGCGCAGACACGGGAAGGAGGTTGTGGGGGATAA
- a CDS encoding histidine kinase, translated as MPSGNRGETRPKPEELLEKLAKESRGKLTVFLGAAAGVGKTYTMLEAAHELRKEGVDVVIGWIETHGRQETAKMVAGLPRIPAKEIKYKEKTLAEMDIDAILERKPGLVLVDELAHANVPGSRHVRRFQDVEELLAAGIDVYTTVNIQHIESLNDIVAQIIGVIVRETIPDHILEQADNVQLIDIPPQELIKRLKEGKVYVPGQVEQALKKFFRPGNISALRELSLRFTASRVDKDLNEYMREHQIEVPGQLPDALWCV; from the coding sequence TTGCCAAGCGGAAACAGAGGGGAGACTAGACCTAAGCCGGAGGAACTGCTGGAAAAGTTAGCCAAAGAGTCCCGGGGTAAACTTACGGTATTCTTAGGCGCGGCGGCGGGAGTGGGCAAAACTTATACCATGCTGGAAGCGGCTCATGAGCTGCGCAAAGAAGGTGTTGATGTCGTAATCGGCTGGATTGAGACCCATGGCCGTCAGGAGACGGCGAAGATGGTCGCCGGCTTGCCCCGCATTCCGGCCAAAGAAATTAAGTACAAGGAAAAAACACTGGCTGAAATGGATATTGACGCTATCCTGGAACGGAAACCGGGACTGGTATTGGTGGATGAGCTGGCCCATGCCAATGTTCCCGGTTCCCGCCATGTGCGGCGGTTTCAGGATGTGGAAGAGCTTTTGGCGGCCGGTATCGATGTTTACACTACCGTCAATATTCAGCACATCGAAAGTTTAAACGACATCGTCGCTCAGATTATCGGCGTTATTGTCCGGGAGACTATACCGGATCATATTTTGGAGCAGGCTGACAATGTACAGCTTATTGATATACCGCCGCAGGAATTAATCAAACGGCTGAAAGAGGGAAAAGTCTATGTTCCCGGTCAGGTAGAGCAAGCTCTGAAAAAATTCTTCCGTCCCGGCAATATCAGCGCCTTGCGGGAACTGTCCCTGCGCTTTACCGCCAGCAGAGTGGATAAAGATTTAAACGAATATATGCGCGAACACCAGATTGAGGTCCCTGGCCAACTGCCGGACGCGTTATGGTGTGTGTGA
- the kdpC gene encoding potassium-transporting ATPase subunit KdpC has translation MLRPIINSLGMLLVMTVLTGLVYPLAMTGVAQALFPFQANGSILVRDGKPVGSALIGQGFASAGYFHGRPSAAGKDGYDAAGSGGSNLGPTNKKLLAIVAGNIAKVREENGLTEQTPVPADLVLASGSGLDPDISPAAAYIQVERVARERGLPAAAVGKLVDSHVKGRQLGLLGEPRVNVLELNLALDALKR, from the coding sequence ATGTTGAGACCTATTATAAATTCTCTGGGGATGTTGCTGGTTATGACTGTTTTGACCGGTCTGGTGTATCCTTTGGCCATGACCGGGGTGGCGCAGGCTCTGTTTCCCTTTCAGGCAAACGGGTCGATCCTTGTCAGGGATGGTAAGCCTGTCGGGTCGGCATTGATCGGGCAGGGCTTTGCCAGCGCCGGGTACTTTCACGGCCGCCCGTCGGCGGCGGGAAAAGACGGCTATGATGCCGCTGGTTCAGGCGGCTCCAATCTGGGACCGACTAATAAAAAATTGCTGGCTATCGTAGCTGGCAATATAGCCAAAGTCCGTGAGGAAAATGGACTTACTGAACAAACACCTGTCCCCGCCGACTTGGTGCTGGCTTCAGGCAGCGGGCTGGACCCGGATATTTCGCCGGCAGCCGCCTATATTCAAGTGGAACGGGTGGCCAGGGAGCGGGGGTTGCCGGCTGCGGCAGTCGGCAAATTAGTTGATAGCCATGTGAAAGGCCGCCAACTTGGCTTGTTGGGTGAACCGCGCGTGAATGTGCTTGAATTGAATTTGGCTCTGGATGCGCTGAAACGTTAA